In Streptomyces sp. NBC_00414, a single window of DNA contains:
- a CDS encoding FAD binding domain-containing protein: protein MKPFGYARAASVEEAAELYAAHPGARYLGGGTNLVDLMKLGVEEPSTLVDVSRLPLDTVDELPDGSLRIGATVRNSDLAAHPMVRDRYPALSQALLAGASGQLRNAATTGGNLLQRTRCPYFQDTDQPCNKRVPGSGCGARDGVHRDHAVLGYSPQCIATHPSDMAVALAALDARVELYGADGSRTVPVAEFHRLPGDRPEQDTVIRPGELITGVVVPGAPAGLPSLYRKARDRASYAFALASVAAVLGVEGGVVRHVGIAFGGLAHRPWRARLAEEALLGAAPTTAAFERAADLELAAAQPLRDNGYKVRLARNLAVDALQRLAPPTST from the coding sequence GTGAAGCCCTTCGGCTACGCGCGTGCCGCCAGTGTCGAGGAGGCGGCCGAGCTGTACGCGGCCCACCCCGGCGCCCGCTACCTCGGCGGCGGCACCAACCTCGTGGACCTGATGAAACTCGGCGTGGAGGAACCTTCCACCCTCGTCGACGTCAGCAGGCTGCCCCTCGACACGGTGGACGAACTGCCCGACGGATCCCTGCGGATCGGCGCCACGGTCCGCAACAGCGACCTCGCCGCCCACCCCATGGTCCGCGACCGGTATCCGGCGCTCTCCCAGGCACTCCTGGCCGGGGCCTCCGGACAGCTCCGCAACGCGGCCACCACCGGCGGCAACCTGCTCCAGCGCACCCGCTGCCCCTACTTCCAGGACACGGACCAGCCCTGCAACAAGCGTGTTCCCGGCTCCGGTTGCGGCGCCCGGGACGGCGTACACCGAGACCACGCGGTGCTCGGGTACTCCCCGCAGTGCATCGCCACCCATCCGTCGGACATGGCCGTGGCGCTGGCCGCCCTGGACGCGCGTGTCGAGCTGTACGGGGCCGACGGGTCGCGGACGGTTCCCGTCGCCGAGTTCCACCGGCTGCCCGGGGACCGCCCCGAACAGGACACGGTGATCCGCCCCGGTGAGCTGATCACCGGTGTGGTCGTGCCGGGAGCCCCGGCCGGGCTGCCCTCGCTGTACCGCAAGGCACGTGACCGGGCGTCGTACGCCTTCGCCCTCGCCTCCGTCGCCGCGGTGCTCGGTGTGGAGGGCGGCGTCGTCCGGCACGTCGGCATCGCCTTCGGAGGGCTGGCCCACCGTCCCTGGCGGGCCCGGCTCGCGGAAGAGGCACTGCTGGGGGCCGCCCCCACGACGGCGGCGTTCGAGCGGGCCGCGGACCTCGAACTCGCCGCGGCCCAGCCGCTGCGCGACAACGGATACAAGGTCCGGCTGGCCCGCAACCTCGCCGTCGACGCCCTGCAACGGCTCGCGCCGCCCACCAGCACCTGA
- a CDS encoding 2Fe-2S iron-sulfur cluster-binding protein, with protein sequence MSSEVPSPERGTPGPPDRHHSEVLLRVNGAPHTLTVDHRSVLLDVLREQLHLTGAKKGCDHGQCGACTVLVDGRRVNGCLLPAVAQDGCDITTVEGLAAGDGGDGGQGEEPHPLQRAFIDRDAFQCGYCTPGQLCSAVGAIAEAESGHPSHVTDPAAASGRPVPLGPDEIRERLSGNLCRCGAYPNIVRAVEDVIR encoded by the coding sequence ATGAGCAGCGAAGTTCCGAGCCCCGAGCGCGGCACCCCCGGGCCACCCGACCGCCACCACTCCGAGGTGCTGCTGCGGGTGAACGGCGCACCGCACACGCTCACCGTCGACCACCGCTCCGTCCTGCTGGACGTACTGCGCGAGCAGCTCCACCTCACCGGAGCGAAGAAGGGCTGCGACCACGGCCAGTGCGGAGCCTGCACGGTCCTGGTGGACGGCCGCCGGGTCAACGGCTGTCTGCTGCCCGCGGTGGCCCAGGACGGGTGCGACATCACGACGGTGGAGGGACTCGCCGCCGGTGACGGCGGCGACGGCGGACAGGGCGAGGAGCCGCACCCGCTGCAGCGGGCCTTCATCGACCGCGACGCCTTCCAGTGCGGCTACTGCACGCCGGGACAGCTCTGCAGCGCCGTCGGCGCGATCGCCGAGGCCGAGTCGGGTCACCCCTCCCACGTGACGGACCCAGCGGCAGCGTCCGGGCGGCCCGTCCCGCTGGGCCCCGACGAGATCCGCGAGCGGCTCAGCGGCAACCTCTGCCGCTGCGGCGCCTATCCGAACATCGTGCGAGCCGTCGAGGACGTGATCCGGTGA
- a CDS encoding DUF6003 family protein produces MTDDAYLFLLDDASVRLGVSPAAVGELACMETPAVRAWLDAQGSTPTAPELRLLPPEETGSVPESAERLPVPLSDEELSRVRRRTGPEAIARIEEQLLSYRDITDGRDGLIGRALAAGVPPHRVVELTGEDPATVTAAAGG; encoded by the coding sequence ATGACCGACGACGCCTATCTGTTCCTGCTCGACGACGCGTCCGTGCGGCTCGGTGTGTCCCCGGCCGCCGTCGGCGAACTCGCCTGCATGGAGACCCCCGCCGTACGAGCGTGGCTGGACGCGCAGGGCAGCACACCCACCGCCCCGGAACTGCGCCTGCTGCCGCCGGAGGAGACGGGCTCCGTGCCCGAGAGCGCGGAACGGCTGCCGGTGCCGCTGAGCGACGAGGAACTGAGCCGGGTACGCCGGCGGACCGGCCCGGAGGCGATCGCGCGGATCGAGGAGCAGCTGCTGTCCTATCGCGACATCACGGACGGCCGGGACGGCCTGATCGGGCGGGCACTGGCCGCGGGCGTACCGCCGCACCGCGTCGTGGAGCTGACCGGCGAGGACCCGGCGACGGTCACGGCCGCCGCCGGCGGCTGA
- a CDS encoding DUF6895 family protein, translated as MTARDVQGVAEAALTWVSAHRGEFELGDDALAEHANVNFTWKPLGELAQVCVSIRRHTDPVGPLHEAASDLLAFAWRQTGQGALFLELQRLEPFATYPLEIYAAFASAGLRHDDYERAVATVARTRGWRMTEQEPNRRLSVLNSERRSGIPQHDAMSRALPRTWLGGLPEPWTFERAAGYTLTHVVFHLTDWGLTPGGVPPEVAGYLSQWLPPWLDTCLEDEQWDLSCELLAVAGSLPGPPDIPVLREAWTKLASAQDTSGAVPETGSVRDGHPPAYDFVGCYHSTLMAAFAAVLTAHRLRTDSDDGGVPTEKVRVLEHAARSGRPTHPGHAVQPGHDGQGVSR; from the coding sequence GTGACGGCGCGCGATGTCCAGGGGGTCGCCGAAGCCGCGCTGACCTGGGTGTCCGCCCACCGCGGCGAGTTCGAGCTCGGCGACGACGCGCTCGCCGAGCACGCGAACGTGAACTTCACATGGAAGCCCCTCGGTGAGCTGGCCCAGGTGTGCGTCAGCATCCGCAGACACACCGACCCGGTCGGCCCGCTGCACGAGGCCGCTTCCGACCTGCTGGCCTTCGCCTGGCGGCAGACCGGGCAGGGCGCCCTCTTCCTCGAACTCCAGCGTCTCGAACCCTTCGCCACCTACCCGCTGGAGATCTACGCGGCGTTCGCGTCGGCCGGGCTGCGCCACGACGACTACGAGAGGGCCGTCGCGACGGTGGCCCGCACCCGCGGCTGGCGGATGACGGAGCAGGAACCCAACCGGCGCCTCAGCGTCCTCAACTCCGAACGCCGCAGCGGGATCCCGCAGCACGACGCCATGTCACGGGCACTGCCGCGCACCTGGCTGGGCGGCCTGCCGGAGCCATGGACGTTCGAACGCGCCGCCGGCTACACGCTCACCCATGTGGTCTTCCACCTCACCGACTGGGGCCTGACTCCCGGGGGCGTTCCCCCGGAGGTGGCCGGCTATCTCTCACAGTGGCTGCCGCCCTGGCTGGACACCTGCCTGGAGGACGAGCAGTGGGACCTGAGCTGCGAACTGCTGGCCGTGGCCGGCAGCCTGCCGGGCCCACCGGACATCCCCGTGCTGCGGGAGGCCTGGACGAAACTCGCCTCGGCGCAGGACACGTCAGGAGCCGTCCCGGAGACCGGCTCCGTACGGGACGGCCACCCGCCCGCGTACGACTTCGTCGGCTGCTACCACTCGACCCTGATGGCGGCCTTCGCCGCCGTGCTCACCGCCCACCGTCTGCGGACGGACAGCGACGACGGCGGAGTGCCGACGGAGAAGGTACGCGTCCTGGAGCACGCGGCGCGGTCCGGGCGCCCGACGCATCCGGGGCACGCGGTGCAACCGGGGCACGACGGGCAAGGAGTGTCGAGATGA
- a CDS encoding DUF6895 family protein yields the protein MTSTRLIHTVGTGALEWLHAHRDGFRLEEDVDPEVGFLERFKPVGELALICKVLFREGVAGSRQAQLARQLLDHAWRDTLDGGRMLVRGQRIEPLSPIPFEVYLPFKELGHSHPEAEQAFRLNQGLESFHAYELPPTRRLGLSAFQRRFGLPARPPESEVVGRTWLGRTPEPWTVEGHIAYDITHTVFHLTDWGENPDGIPAPLADYLATWLPAWIDDWLDLERWDLLGELLVVDACLPHPTLDERAWQAFAAAQQSDGAMPALRTMPEGDPEELFDLVYHPTLVAAFASVLATSRALTQLAHAPA from the coding sequence ATGACCAGCACCCGCCTCATCCACACCGTCGGGACCGGCGCCCTGGAGTGGCTGCACGCCCACCGCGACGGGTTCCGTCTGGAGGAGGACGTCGACCCGGAAGTGGGCTTCCTGGAGCGCTTCAAACCGGTCGGCGAACTGGCCCTCATCTGCAAGGTGTTGTTCCGCGAAGGCGTGGCCGGCTCCCGACAGGCCCAGCTGGCACGGCAGTTGCTCGACCATGCCTGGCGCGACACGCTGGACGGCGGCCGGATGCTGGTCCGCGGCCAGCGCATCGAACCCCTCTCCCCCATCCCCTTCGAGGTCTATCTCCCGTTCAAGGAGCTGGGCCACAGCCACCCCGAGGCCGAACAGGCCTTCCGGCTCAACCAGGGTCTGGAGAGCTTCCACGCCTACGAGCTGCCGCCGACGCGCCGGCTCGGACTGTCCGCGTTCCAGCGCCGTTTCGGGCTGCCGGCCCGGCCGCCCGAGTCCGAGGTCGTCGGCAGGACCTGGCTCGGCCGCACCCCCGAACCCTGGACCGTCGAAGGGCACATCGCCTACGACATCACGCACACCGTCTTCCACCTCACCGACTGGGGAGAGAACCCCGACGGCATTCCGGCCCCCCTCGCCGACTACCTCGCCACCTGGCTGCCCGCCTGGATCGACGACTGGCTCGACCTGGAGCGCTGGGACCTGCTCGGCGAACTGCTCGTCGTCGACGCCTGTCTGCCGCACCCCACACTGGACGAGCGGGCCTGGCAGGCTTTCGCCGCCGCCCAGCAGAGCGACGGGGCGATGCCCGCCCTACGCACGATGCCCGAGGGCGACCCCGAGGAACTGTTCGACCTCGTCTACCACCCGACGCTGGTGGCCGCGTTCGCCTCCGTACTGGCCACATCCCGCGCCCTGACGCAGTTGGCGCACGCACCGGCATGA
- a CDS encoding serine hydrolase domain-containing protein has translation MTRRPEPWPGIPLGSTGAPPPSHPSTGSYPDGERVRDLLDDAVDAVDAPDVVFALSRDGHRTVRCGGTGPPPPVPRDQVRYELGSASKTFTGLLLAQLTQSGVLSAGEPAATCLDPARPAGRDPVTLAHLITHTSGLPALPADFFLRALPTWHTNPYAGYPDRRVVDAFLRRRQHRRPGTRWHYSNFGVAVLGHALAAATATPWDDLLGCRVLRPLGLSGTVLRPGGPDTDATGHRADGTTPTPPLTVGGFRSAGAVRATPPDLLTFLEAHLDPAGRQLADALRAVRRPVLRRGRGHRHVHTVSWFQHPTGHGPMYFHSGATLGQQAFLGFRPDIGTALAAVCTRRFRARDTFVTTAYALLAEM, from the coding sequence ATGACACGACGACCCGAACCCTGGCCGGGCATCCCCCTCGGCTCCACCGGCGCACCCCCGCCGAGTCACCCCTCGACGGGGTCGTACCCGGACGGCGAGCGGGTACGGGATCTGCTCGACGACGCCGTCGACGCCGTGGACGCACCCGACGTCGTCTTCGCCCTCTCCCGGGACGGTCACCGCACGGTGCGCTGCGGAGGCACCGGACCGCCCCCGCCCGTGCCCCGCGACCAGGTGCGCTACGAACTCGGCTCGGCCTCCAAGACGTTCACCGGGCTGCTCCTGGCCCAGCTGACGCAGTCGGGCGTCCTGTCCGCGGGCGAACCGGCCGCCACCTGTCTGGATCCGGCCCGGCCGGCAGGCCGGGACCCCGTCACCCTCGCGCACCTGATCACCCACACCTCCGGACTGCCCGCCCTGCCCGCCGACTTCTTCCTGCGGGCCCTGCCCACGTGGCACACCAACCCGTACGCCGGATATCCGGACCGGCGGGTGGTCGACGCCTTCCTGCGCCGTCGGCAGCACCGGCGGCCCGGCACCCGCTGGCACTACTCCAACTTCGGTGTCGCCGTGCTCGGTCACGCCCTGGCCGCGGCGACCGCGACACCCTGGGACGACCTGCTCGGCTGCCGGGTGCTGCGGCCTCTCGGGCTGAGCGGCACCGTACTTCGGCCCGGCGGCCCGGACACCGACGCCACCGGACACCGCGCCGACGGCACCACACCCACGCCCCCGCTGACCGTCGGCGGATTCCGGTCGGCCGGCGCCGTCCGGGCCACCCCGCCCGACCTGCTGACGTTCCTCGAAGCCCACCTGGATCCGGCGGGCCGGCAACTGGCCGACGCGCTGCGGGCGGTGCGCCGCCCGGTCCTGCGGCGCGGCCGGGGGCACCGGCATGTACACACGGTGTCCTGGTTCCAGCACCCCACCGGTCACGGCCCCATGTACTTCCACTCCGGCGCCACGCTCGGTCAGCAGGCCTTCCTGGGCTTCAGGCCCGACATCGGAACGGCACTGGCAGCCGTGTGCACCCGCCGCTTCCGGGCCCGCGACACCTTCGTGACGACGGCGTACGCGCTGCTGGCCGAGATGTGA
- a CDS encoding carbohydrate-binding protein → MVHRHAGAPARTALTVLGALVLTGLPVAAAAEPPAPAPSSAQTLGADKPSAAVLRAMERDLRLTGPQAKARLVNEAEAGTRAGRLQNVLGKHFAGAWVHGTTSAGLTVATTDAAGVAAIEAAGAQAKVVKNALKDLNTARTKLDAAAVGRALDTPVRYIDVRTNRVTVQATSRAAADKLIAAAGIDRRLVDVKVSPDRPRALYDVRGGDAYYIDDKARCSVGFSVTKGEQQGFASAGHCGNAGAKTAGFNKVAQGTFEASVFPGQDMSWVSVNSEWTATPTVKGEGDVNVQVAGSVEALVGAAICRSGSTTGWHCGTIEQHGTTVSYAQGDINGVTRTTVCAEPGDSGGSYISGTQAQGVTSGGTGDCKAGGITFHQPVNPVLSAYGLTLKTATGQIGTPAPEDGQTAGWTAGQVYEVGTRVTYDGVSYQCLQTHQAQGAWQPRLTPALWQRV, encoded by the coding sequence ATGGTCCACAGACACGCCGGCGCACCCGCCCGGACCGCCCTGACCGTGCTCGGCGCACTTGTGCTCACCGGGCTGCCCGTGGCCGCGGCCGCCGAGCCCCCCGCGCCGGCGCCCTCCTCCGCGCAGACGCTCGGCGCCGACAAACCCTCGGCGGCCGTCCTGCGCGCGATGGAGCGCGACCTGCGGCTGACGGGCCCACAGGCCAAGGCACGGCTGGTCAACGAGGCGGAGGCGGGCACGCGCGCGGGCCGGCTCCAGAACGTGCTGGGCAAGCACTTCGCGGGCGCCTGGGTGCACGGCACGACCTCCGCCGGCCTGACCGTCGCGACCACCGACGCCGCCGGTGTCGCCGCCATCGAGGCCGCCGGGGCACAGGCCAAGGTCGTCAAGAACGCGCTGAAGGACCTGAACACCGCCCGGACGAAGCTGGACGCCGCCGCGGTGGGCAGGGCCCTCGACACGCCGGTCCGCTACATCGACGTACGGACCAACCGGGTGACGGTGCAGGCGACGAGCCGAGCCGCCGCCGACAAGCTCATCGCGGCCGCCGGGATCGACCGGCGGCTCGTGGACGTCAAGGTGTCGCCGGACCGGCCGCGCGCCCTGTACGACGTGCGGGGCGGTGACGCGTACTACATCGACGACAAGGCCCGCTGCTCGGTGGGGTTCTCCGTGACGAAGGGGGAGCAGCAGGGGTTCGCCAGTGCCGGGCACTGCGGGAACGCGGGTGCCAAGACCGCCGGCTTCAACAAGGTCGCCCAAGGCACGTTCGAGGCCTCGGTCTTCCCCGGCCAGGACATGTCCTGGGTGAGCGTCAACAGCGAGTGGACCGCCACGCCCACCGTCAAGGGCGAGGGTGACGTGAACGTGCAGGTCGCCGGTTCGGTGGAGGCACTGGTGGGCGCGGCGATCTGCCGCTCCGGCTCGACCACCGGCTGGCACTGCGGAACCATCGAACAGCACGGCACCACCGTGAGCTACGCCCAGGGCGACATCAACGGAGTGACGCGTACGACGGTGTGTGCCGAGCCGGGTGACTCCGGTGGCTCCTACATCTCCGGCACCCAGGCCCAGGGGGTCACCTCCGGAGGCACCGGTGACTGCAAGGCCGGCGGAATCACCTTCCACCAGCCCGTCAACCCGGTGCTCAGCGCGTACGGTCTGACGCTCAAGACCGCCACGGGCCAGATCGGCACCCCCGCCCCGGAGGACGGCCAGACGGCCGGCTGGACCGCGGGCCAGGTGTACGAGGTCGGGACCCGGGTGACGTACGACGGTGTCTCGTACCAGTGCCTGCAGACGCATCAGGCGCAGGGAGCGTGGCAGCCCCGCCTCACGCCGGCGCTGTGGCAGCGCGTCTGA
- a CDS encoding alkaline phosphatase D family protein — protein sequence MAPAGRRRSLTQDTVSRHDPELRAAARHFGRRRFFTVTAAAAALAFTTNLPARGVAGATELDAARIPTDPFMLGVASGDPLPSSVLLWTRLAPAPYEPGGGLPGQYVAVEWEVATDERFALIVRRGTAIAFPEYNHSLHIDVEGLEAGRVYYYRFRTGTWISETGRTRTAPAVTAAPSKLTYAAVACQAYHDGYFTVHRHLAQDDVDVVFHLGDYLYEYAVNSVGGARDYTDRKLPDLFNRETRTLDDYRLRYALYKSDPDLRAAHATHPFVVTWDDHETENNYAGAISENNDPPQDFLLRRAAAYRAHWENQPLRDAQLPNGPDSQLYRRLRWGTLAQFDVLDTRQYRSDQAYGDTLHAPGPETDDPARTLTGAAQERWLLDGWRASQPLWNVMAQQVCFSQRKFDLGAEARTSMDAWDGYRASRRRVLDGAESAGVDNLVVMTGDVHVGYAFDIKDDFDDPASRTLGTEIVATSVASGKDGAEKPGNWDTYLRANPHLKFYNGRRGYVRVALDRQKARADFRTVSAVTTPGAPVTTAASFVTEAGDPGLKPV from the coding sequence ATGGCCCCGGCAGGCCGTCGCAGATCGCTGACGCAGGACACCGTGTCACGACACGACCCCGAACTGCGCGCCGCCGCACGGCATTTCGGACGCCGTCGTTTCTTCACGGTCACCGCCGCGGCTGCCGCGCTCGCCTTCACCACCAACCTGCCGGCCCGGGGAGTGGCAGGCGCCACGGAGCTCGACGCGGCGAGGATCCCCACTGATCCGTTCATGCTCGGCGTCGCCTCCGGAGACCCGCTGCCCAGTTCCGTACTGCTGTGGACCCGGCTCGCGCCCGCCCCGTACGAGCCTGGTGGCGGTCTGCCCGGGCAGTACGTGGCCGTGGAGTGGGAGGTGGCCACCGACGAGCGCTTCGCCCTGATCGTCCGCAGGGGCACCGCCATCGCCTTCCCCGAGTACAACCACAGTCTGCACATCGACGTGGAGGGCCTCGAAGCCGGCCGCGTGTACTACTACCGGTTCAGGACCGGGACCTGGATCAGCGAGACCGGCCGTACCCGCACGGCGCCGGCCGTCACGGCCGCTCCCTCGAAGCTCACCTACGCGGCCGTGGCCTGCCAGGCCTACCACGACGGGTACTTCACGGTGCACCGCCATCTCGCCCAGGACGACGTGGACGTGGTCTTCCACCTCGGCGACTACCTCTACGAGTACGCGGTGAACTCGGTGGGCGGCGCCCGCGACTACACGGACCGGAAACTGCCCGACCTCTTCAACCGTGAGACCAGGACCCTGGACGACTACCGGCTGCGCTACGCCCTCTACAAGAGCGATCCGGACCTGCGGGCGGCACACGCGACGCACCCCTTCGTCGTCACCTGGGACGACCACGAGACCGAGAACAACTACGCGGGCGCGATCAGCGAGAACAACGATCCGCCGCAGGACTTCCTGCTGCGGCGCGCGGCGGCCTACCGGGCGCACTGGGAGAACCAGCCCCTGCGCGACGCGCAGCTGCCCAACGGCCCGGACAGTCAGCTCTACCGCCGGCTCAGGTGGGGCACCCTCGCCCAGTTCGACGTCCTCGACACCCGCCAGTACCGCTCCGACCAGGCGTACGGGGACACCCTGCACGCACCCGGTCCCGAGACGGACGATCCGGCGCGCACGCTCACGGGGGCGGCGCAGGAGAGATGGCTCCTCGACGGCTGGCGTGCCTCGCAGCCCCTGTGGAACGTCATGGCGCAACAGGTGTGCTTCTCGCAGCGCAAGTTCGACCTCGGCGCCGAGGCGAGGACGTCCATGGACGCCTGGGACGGCTACCGGGCCTCGCGCCGGCGGGTCCTCGACGGCGCGGAGTCGGCGGGGGTCGACAACCTGGTGGTGATGACGGGGGACGTGCACGTCGGCTACGCCTTCGACATCAAGGACGACTTCGACGACCCGGCGTCGAGAACGCTGGGCACGGAGATCGTCGCGACCTCGGTCGCGAGCGGCAAGGACGGCGCGGAGAAGCCCGGCAACTGGGACACCTACCTCAGGGCCAACCCGCACCTGAAGTTCTACAACGGGCGGCGCGGCTATGTGCGGGTCGCGCTGGACCGCCAGAAGGCGCGGGCCGACTTCCGGACGGTCTCCGCGGTGACGACGCCGGGCGCGCCGGTCACGACCGCCGCGTCCTTCGTGACCGAGGCGGGGGACCCGGGCCTCAAGCCCGTCTGA